In bacterium, one genomic interval encodes:
- a CDS encoding DUF2023 family protein, which translates to MSIFNHHIYEYKKGLRNLILHTVSCDLIEEIEKKLQDEGISYIVSRINAKRANVFFGNKACIEVLKRFGNKALNQFTDEEDFMLSILLGYDQIQQCQRYLQRRFRK; encoded by the coding sequence ATGTCGATATTTAATCATCACATTTACGAATACAAAAAAGGGTTAAGAAATTTAATCCTTCATACCGTCTCGTGTGACTTGATCGAAGAGATAGAGAAAAAATTACAAGATGAGGGGATTTCGTATATAGTTTCTCGAATAAACGCAAAACGGGCAAATGTTTTCTTTGGCAACAAGGCCTGCATTGAGGTTTTAAAGAGGTTTGGGAACAAGGCGCTAAATCAGTTTACGGATGAGGAAGATTTTATGCTTAGTATTCTGTTGGGGTATGATCAGATTCAGCAATGCCAAAGATACTTACAAAGGAGGTTTAGAAAATAA